AGCATCGACAGCTTCACCCAGCCAGCGAACGGCACCTTAGTGGACAATGGCGATGGCACCTTCAGCTACACGCCAAATGCGGACTACAACGGAACTGACAGCTTCACCTACACGGTCAGTGACGGCAATGGCGGCACGGATACGGCGACGGTGAACCTGACGGTCACCCCAGACAACGACATGCCGGTAGCGGTCGATGACAGCGCCAGCACCACAGAAGACACCGCCTTAACGATCAGTGCGGCGGACATGCTGAGCAACGACAGCGATATCGATGGTGATACGCTGAGCATCGACAGCTTCACCCAGCCAGCGAACGGCACCTTAGTGGACAATGGCGATGGCACCTTCAGCTACACGCCAAATGCGGACTACAACGGAACTGACAGCTTCACCTACACGGTCAGTGACGGCAATGGCGGCACGGATACGGCGACGGTGAACCTGACGGTCACCCCAGACAACGACATGCCGGTAGCGGTCGATGACAGCGCCAGCACCACAGAAGACACCGCCTTAACGATCAGTGCGGCGGACATGCTGAGCAACGACAGCGATATCGATGGTGATACGCTGAGCATCGACAGCTTCACCCAGCCAGCGAACGGCACCTTAGTGGACAATGGCGATGGCACCTTCAGCTACACGCCAAATGCGGACTACAACGGAACTGACAGCTTCACCTACACGGTCAGTGACGGCAATGGCGGCACGGATACGGCGACGGTGAACCTGACGGTCACCCCAGACAACGACATGCCGGTAGCGGTCGATGACAGCGCCAGCACCACAGAAGACACCGCCTTAACGATCAGTGCGGCGGACATGCTGAGCAACGACAGCGATATCGATGGTGATACGCTGAGCATCGACAGCTTCACCCAGCCAGCGAACGGCACCTTAGTGGACAATGGCGATGGCACCTTCAGCTACACGCCAAATGCGGACTACAACGGAACTGACAGCTTCACCTACACGGTCAGTGACGGCAATGGCGGCACGGATACGGCGACGGTGAACCTGACGGTCACCCCAGACAACGACATGCCGGTAGCGGTCGATGACAGCGCCAGCACCACAGAAGACACCGCCTTAACGATCAGTGCGGCGGACATGCTGAGCAACGACAGCGATATCGATGGTGATACGCTGAGCATCGACAGCTTCACCCAGCCAGCGAACGGCACCTTAGTGGACAATGGCGATGGCACCTTCAGCTACACGCCAAATGCGGACTACAACGGAACTGACAGCTTCACCTACACGGTCAGTGACGGCAATGGCGGCACGGATACGGCGACGGTGAACCTGACGGTCACCCCAGACAACGACATGCCGGTAGCGGTCGATGACAGCGCCAGCACCACAGAAGACACCGCCTTAACGATCAGTGCGGCGGACATGCTGAGCAACGACAGCGATATCGATGGTGATACGCTGAGCATCGACAGCTTCACCCAGCCAGCGAACGGCACCTTAGTGGACAATGGCGATGGCACCTTCAGCTACACGCCAAATGCGGACTACAACGGAACTGACAGCTTCACCTACACGGTCAGTGACGGCAATGGCGGCACGGATACGGCGACGGTGAACCTGACGGTCACCCCAGACAACGACATGCCGGTAGCGGTCGATGACAGCGCCAGCACCACAGAAGACACCGCCTTAACGATCAGTGCGGCGGACATGCTGAGCAACGACAGCGATATCGATGGTGATACGCTGAGCATCGACAGCTTCACCCAGCCAGCGAACGGCACCTTAGTGGACAATGGCGATGGCACCTTCAGCTACACGCCAAATGCGGACTACAACGGAACTGACAGCTTCACCTACACGGTCAGTGACGGCAATGGCGGCACGGATACGGCGACGGTGAACCTGACGGTCACCCCAGACAACGACATGCCGGTAGCGGTCGATGACAGCGCCAGCACCACAGAAGACACCGCCTTAACGATCAGTGCGGCGGACATGCTGAGCAACGACAGCGATATCGATGGTGATACGCTGAGCATCGACAGCTTCACCCAGCCAGCGAACGGCACCTTAGTGGACAATGGCGATGGCACCTTCAGCTACACGCCAAATGCGGACTACAACGGAACTGACAGCTTCACCTACACGGTCAGTGACGGCAATGGCGGCACGGATACGGCGACGGTGAACCTGACGGTCACCCCAGACAACGACATGCCGGTAGCGGTCGATGACAGCGCCAGCACCACAGAAGACACCGCCTTAACGATCAGTGCGGCGGACATGCTGAGCAACGACAGCGATATCGATGGTGATACGCTGAGCATCGACAGCTTCACCCAGCCAGCGAACGGCACCTTAGTGGACAATGGCGATGGCACCTTCAGCTACACGCCAAATGCGGACTACAACGGAACTGACAGCTTCACCTACACGGTCAGTGACGGCAATGGCGGCACGGATACGGCGACGGTGAACCTGACGGTCACCCCAGACAACGACATGCCGGTAGCGGTCGATGACAGCGCCAGCACCACAGAAGACACCGCCTTAACGATCAGTGCGGCGGACATGCTGAGCAACGACAGCGATATCGATGGTGATACGCTGAGCATCGACAGCTTCACCCAGCCAGCGAACGGCACCTTAGTGGACAATGGCGATGGCACCTTCAGCTACACGCCAAATGCGGACTACAACGGAACTGACAGCTTCACCTACACGGTCAGTGACGGCAATGGCGGCACGGATACGGCGACGGTGAACCTGACGGTCACCCCAGACAACGACATGCCGGTAGCGGTCGATGACACAGTGACGTTAAATGAAGACGCTGTGATTACGGGGCAAATGGATGCGACGGATGTGGATCTACCGCTAGGTGAGAACCTAACATTCAGCACGACTGCCGATGTGGAAGGTTTGACTTTTAATAGTGATGGTTCTTATACCTTTGATGCATCTAGTTATGACGATTTAGATCAGGGTGAAACACAACAGATTATTATTCCTGTGACGGTTACAGACGATCAAGGGGCAACAGCTGATGCAACATTGACCATTAACGTGGAAGGTTTGAACAATGATCTGACCTATGTTTCTGAAGCGGCCAGCTACCATAATGTTGTTGGCTATTTTGAAGTCGATGAAAATGGTCTCCCGGTCGGAGAGGGAACAGTTGTTATTGATAACCAAAATGGCATGACAGGCGGTACTCACTTGGCCGATTTGGACCCAAGTAAAGAGTACGGTTTCTTTATCATTTCGAATGCGGCGAATGACGTTAGCGGAAATAGCACGATTACATTTGATGTATCGGGCGATACCCCTGTATTGCTAATTGATGGTGCTGAAGCGACACAACCTGTTTACTATGATACGCCGTCTTTTAATCCAGATGGAAAAGATCATTTCATCTTGGAAAATGATGGACAGGGCGGAACGACCATATCAATTGAAGATTTGAATTTAGGGGATGCAGACTTTAATGATATTGTTATGCACACAAATTTTGAACTTCAAAATAAAATTGATGTGACAGCGGATTTAGCGGCTTCGAGTGATACAGGTGACAGTTCTACCGACGATTTGACGAAGGATAATACGCCTTTGATTACAGGGATGACCGAATCAGGAGCCTCTGTAGTGATTACAGATTCGTCCGATAATGTTGTCGGTCAGGGTGTGGCAGACCAATATGGAAATTATTCTATAACGACCACTGCGCTACCGGATGGCGAGCAGACGTTAACCGTGACGGCAACCGATGTGAATGGAAATGAAGCCGTAACGACTCAAACCGTCACAATCGATACAGTCGCCGAAGCCGGTGTGGTGACGGTGAACAGCATTACCGACGATGATGTGGTGAATGCAACCGAAAGTGGTCAGATCATCACCGTTTCGGGTACGGCAACGGGTGGTGACATCAGTTCGGGTGACCTGGTCGTCATGACGATTAATGGAACCGATTATTCAACCAGTGTCGATGGCGACGGAAATTGGCATGTCGATGTGAGTGGTGCTGATTTGGCCAGCGATACGGCTTTTGACGTTAATGTGGTATCGAACGATGCGGCCGGTAACAGCGTGACGACCACTGGAAATTCAACGCATACCGTTGATACCCAGGCCTGGGCACATATCGATGTATTGACCATTTCGCCCGACAATGTGATCAGTTCGTCGGAACTTTCACAGAATATTCCAGTAATCGGTTATGTTAAATGGGATGCGAAGCCTGGTGATCCAATCAAATTGTATTTGGATGGAGAAATGATTGCCGAAGGTACGGTTTCCAGTGACACAAATGACCAAGGTTTCTATACCTTTAGCATTGATGTTCCAGGTTCTGTCCTGGCTCAAACCGATCAAATCATACCGGAGTTGACAGCTGTCGTCACTGCGACAGATTCAGCCGGTAATTCTTTCACAGCCAGTACCACGGAAGTATATGGTGTTGATACCGAAGCAACGCCGGGTACGGTCACCATTGATAGCGTGACCGGGGACAACGCAGTGGACACGGATGAAAGTACTCAAATGGTCCCTATTTCAGGAACCGCCAATGGTGGAGACATCCAAGCCGGTGATGAAGTGACCGTTACCGTCAATGATCAGGAATATTCCACAACAGTTGGCAGCGATGGGCGTTGGAGTATTGATGTCAGCGGAAGCGATTTGGTCGCTGATGCCGACTTGACAATCACTGCAAATGTGCTTTCTTCGGATGCATATGGTAACCAAGTGGAGAGCGAAGGCAGTCGAACGTACGATCTAATCGAAAACACCGCTCCGGATGCCCAGGATGACGGTGCGATTTCATCTTCTTTGTTCTTTGGCCTACAGGGTGAATACTTTGGTACCAATACGCAGTTGTCCAATATTTCTCAGTTTAGGGAGTTGGTTGAGAACAACACGCCGGATGCGACCTTTAAAGCCCAAAATATTGATTACCAATATGGTTCGGGCGACGTTGGGCGTGGCACCAACCTGCAAACTTTCCTGGGAAGTGATGCTGATAGCTTGAGCAACGATCCGGGTAATACGTCAGATGCGGGTATCCATTTGTATGGATCGATTTATCTTGAAGCTGGCACCTACAACTTTAAAGTCAATGCCGACGATGGTTATCAGATCATGATTGACGGTAATGCGGTGGCTGAAGTCGACTATAACCAGTCTTCGACAACTCAAACGCACGCCGCCTTCACCATCACGGAAAGCGGTTACCATTCCATTGATATGATTTGGTGGGATCAAGGCGGCAGCTATGTCTTCCAGCCTGAGTTAAGCTCGGATGGTGGTCATACTTATTCGACGTTGGATCCGTCCAGTCTACTGTCTTCAGAAAATGCGTCAGATGGACTGATTGTCGCTGAAGATAATACTTTGGAGATTGCGCCAGAGCAGTTGTTGGCGAATGATACGGACGCCGATGGCGATAGCTTGTCCATTACGGATGTCAGTAATGCCCAAAACGGCCAGGTGGTGTTAAACGGAGATGGTTCCGTGACCTTTACACCGGCACCGGACTTCTTTGGAGCAGCATCGTTTGATTACACCATCAGTGATGGAAATGGCGGGACGGATACCGCGACAGTAACCGTTAATGTCTTGCCGGTTAATGATGTGCCGGTGGCCCATGATGAAACGGTTGAGATGGACTTTGAAGCCGCTTCATCGAACCCCGGTTCTGGAGACGGAAGTACGACAACATCGATTACGACAAATGTCGTGATTGCGTTGGATATCTCCGGCAGTATGGACAGCGATAACCGTCTAGAATTGGCGAAAGATGCACTGGAAAACATGATCAATGCTTATGATGGCCAAGGCAGTGTTAATGTAAAACTGGTGACCTTCAATTCGTCTGGCGAAGTGCAGACCAATACCCAAAGTGAAGTTTGGATGACCGCGGAAGAAGCGATCAATGTCATTGAAAGCTTGGATGCGAATGGTTACACCAACTATGAAGATGCGGTGTACGAGACATATCATAATTATTCCGAACCGCAAGCGGATCAAACCGTCGCCTACTTTATCTCCGATGGCGAACCGACAACTGAACGATCCGGCGATGGCGATTACGATTACTTGAGCTCGTGGGCGCAAGATGGTTGGAATGCTTTCGTCGGCCAGTATGTGGACAGCTTGAATGTCGTGGCCTTAGGTGATGGTATTTCGGACTTGTCTTATCTGGAAACCTTAGCCGGTGCCGGCAACGATGTTTCAGAGGTCATTGAAGTGCGAAACGCATCCGAACTGGATGAGGCATTAACCCCTGCCGGAACAACTTTGTCCGTGACCGGTGACCTGACGGATAATGTCACGGATCAGGAAGGCGATGTGTCCTTTACGTCCATCAGTGTTGGAGGTGTGGCTTACACCGCATCCGACTTTGCGAATGGACAGACCATTGCATTGGATGGCGATGGTCAATTAAGTGTCGATTTTGCAAACGGAACCTATACCTACACTGCTTCGGCTTCCGAATTTGATTCGGATGTTGTCAAAACCTTTACGGTCAATGCGCAGGATGAAGATGGGGCGACGGTCAGCTTTAATGTCAACATTGACGTCAATGTTGACGATCAGGCTTCCGCGCCGAACGTGTCATTGAACATCGGTGATGCGGTTGAAGTTCAGGAGCCGGTTTCGAACCAAAATGTCTGGCAAGGGTTTGATAGCAAATCGGATGTCATTACGAATCCGACTTACTCAACTTACAATTACAACCATTCGAGAAATTTCTCGGACGACAGTGATCAAATCGACATCGGGAATAAATCAAACCAATGGATTGAAACTGAAGGCGGTGACGATGCCGTTTACATCGGCAACGATGACAATGGCGGAATCAACACTGGCGACGGTGATGATCGTGTTCTGATCGGTGACGATGCCAACGCGACCATTGAATTGGAAGGCGGGAACGATCAGCTGGATATCCGCGGGGACGCCGATTACATCAATGCCGGCAGCGGCAACGATCAAGTCCACATTGGAGACGATGCCACGGGTACGATTGAACTTGGTGCGGGCGATGATGAACTGAATATCGGCGATGATTCCGACTACATCAATGCCGGTGAGGGCAATGACCGAGTCTACATCGGTGATGAAGTTAAAGGTACCATCGATATGGGCAGCGGGAACGATTACCTGTTTGTTGGTGGGCGACTGAATGGTTATATCTACGGTCAATCCGGTACCGATTCCTTGGTTCTGGACCATTACTCCTTGGCGGACTATCAAAATAATGTCGATGGCTTACGCTGGAAAGTGAACGGTTTTGAAAACATTCTGTTTGGAGATGGTGAGGTCATCGGTGACAGCAGTGCTTTCGCTTCTGGAGAAGCGACTTCATACCACTATGCATTGGACGTCTCGGCGAGTCTGACCGATCAGGACGGTTCCGAAACCTTATCGGATGTCACCATTAACGGTTTGCCTGCGGACAATTCCGTCAGCTTGCAAGGCACGGGTGTGTTCGATAACGGTGACGGAACCTATCGTATTGAATTGCAAGAAGACGGTTCCATTGCCGATGACGTCACTATGGTGTCTTCGCGTGAATTGACCGAATCGGAACTGTCGGATGTGCATGCCGCGGTCACTGCGACGGAAGCCGCCGGTGGCGATACGGCGACCACTGAGGTCAATGAAGACGAGGTACACTTCCTATACGGTGACGATAATGAAGCCGAGCACTTTGTCATCCATGACGAGGCTCAAAGCGTCGAAATCGAAAACTTCGATATCGAACACGATACCTTGGACTTGAGCGAAGTCATTGACGATACACCGGTGGATGCCGACGACCTAAGCAATTATCTGAATATGATTGATAATGGCGACGGCACCACGACAGTCAATATCGATTCTGATGGTGACGGAGACTCTAGTACCGGTGAGCAGACACAGGTAGTGCTGGATACTTATGTCGACACGAACACCGACTTGAACATTCAAATTGACGATCAGAACATCGATTATCAAAATGAGTGAGATAAGGCACCGTCAGGTGCCTTTTTTATTCGAGTGTCAGGAACTAGGTTGTCAGCAAAAACTTAATTCGTTGTTTCATTTTTTTGATAATATGAATTTTCATAAAACTGCGTAGGTTCGTTTGTTATGTCTCAGACCCGGTCTGTCAAAAATCCGATTTACATTCAGGATGATTTATCGGACATCAAGTTGCTTTGTGAAGAAGGTTCCTTATCGGTATTCACCGCCAAGCAAACTTCTGAAAGCGGAGACAGCAAACAAACCGTGCGGGTGTTGACGGACATTCACAATCACTATGCACTGAAGCGCGAAAAAGACCTGCTGCATTATCTCAACAAATTTTCTGATGATTTTCCCAAGTTCAACGAAATCCGAAAGGAAGGCTTCAGTTACCTGAAGTTTTTCGATTTTGTCGGTAAAAAAAGCTTAAAAGACGTTGTTAAGAAAAAAGGCGTTTTGTCACCGGAAGAAGCCAAAAAACTTCTGGAACACATGGTTTCCGCGCTTGATAAGGTGCACGGCGTCGGGTTTGTGCACACGCGCATCCGCCCGGAAAACATCATCGCCGGAAAAGACCATTATTATCTGGTCGACTGGGGCGGCGCGATTCCCGCCTTGTCGTCGTTTGAAACCGAAGTCCTGCTCGGCGACCAAAAATATTGCCCGCCGGAGCGTTTAAACGGTGAATACGATGCCGCCGGCGACATTTATCTTTTGGGGTGTGTTCTGTATTTTGCCTTGACCGGCAAACACATTTATCGCCTGAATAAGGTGGAGCATTACTTCGACCAATTGTATGCCCATGCGTTCCATACGCCGCGTAAGCTGAATGCGTTGCCGGTGTTTTGGCGACAATTGATTGTCTGGATGACGCAAAAATCGCCCAAAGATCGGCCAGGCCTGGTCGATTTACAACAATGGTTGAAAGATGAAAGTGTGCCGAAAGAAATCCGTCAACAAAAACCGGAAACCGTTAAAGGCTTTCCGGAAGACAGTTTGGCGGTGCTGGCCGACTCGCATTATCTGTACGCGTTGTTCAAAAAGGCCACATTGCACGATGCTTCCGGCGACGTTGAATCGGCCTTTAATCTCTATGAAACCTGCGCTTTCCGAGGCTATACCCGAGCGGAAAACAACCTCGGGCTGATGTATGAAAAAGGTAAGGTTGTGCGTCAGTCTTACATCAAAGCGATGAATATGTTTTATCAGGCTTATGAAAAGGGTAACCCTTATGGCGCTTACAATCTGGGCTATATTTTTGAAAAAGGCTGGGGCGTCGACGTTAATTTAGCCAAAGCGTATCAGCTTTATAAATACGCCGCCATGCGCGGTCATCTTGCGGCGCAGAACCGGTTGGGTGAATGTTACCTGGACGGCAAAGGGGTGGATGTCGACGTGGTTCAGGCCCGTTTCTGGTTCGGTATGGCGGCACACTACGGCAATGAGATGGCCTCTCAAAATATCCGTCGGTTGCTGACCGAAACCCGCCGCGCGGTCTGACATCAAAGGTCGGTGTCGGATGTTGCTTTCGGCTTGTCGCCGGTTTTGAATAAAGCGCTGTTCTCTTTTAAATCCGCCGTCAGACGTTTCAACCATTGATTCAAGACCGGCATTTCGTGATGGGTGATTTCCAACACATCCGCCAAACGGTAAGACGATAATGGATAACCGGCACTCATACAGGCCGCTTTAATCAAAAATAAGCGCTCTTCCTGGCGAAATTCCGAGTTGGGAATGAAGTAGGTGCATTTCGCCAATAAAGTCGCTTTGAGGATGGGTTCCCAGTAGCTGGACGGGACTTTTTTGCGTTGCAGTAATTCTTTATCCGGTTCATTGGTTTGCAGAGCCATCAAGAGTTCGCCCAATGAATAGGTGCCCATGAAGTCCAGCGCAATGTCGCGGGCATGGGGCGGCAACTCATGAAGCAAGGCTTGCTCGAATTCGTTTTCGATTAAAGGCATGGAAAAAGTCTTGTATAATGCAAAAAGTTCAAATCAATAAGCCTATTTTACCAATTCACAACTCGGTAAGATAACTTTAAAAAATAACGTCAAATCAAGCCGAATAGACTGAAAACCAACCTACTGAAGACAGGTCATTATGAGCCAGCACCCTCTTGCACAATACTTAGATGCCGTGCCCGATTTCCCGAAGCAGGGTATCTTGTTTCAAGATATTTCACCGTTGTTGAAAACCCATTTCAAGGAAACCATCGACGCCATGTCCGGCCTTTTTACCGAAGCGGAATGGGCCGAAGTCGATTATCTGGTCGGCATCGAATCCCGCGGGTTTATTTTCGCCTCCGCGCTGGCCTACAAGCACGATAAAGGTTTTATCAAAGTGCGCAAGCCGGGCA
The nucleotide sequence above comes from Hydrogenovibrio thermophilus. Encoded proteins:
- a CDS encoding cadherin-like domain-containing protein, which translates into the protein MNLTVTPDNDMPVAVDDSASTTEDTALTISAADMLSNDSDIDGDTLSIDSFTQPANGTLVDNGDGTFSYTPNADYNGTDSFTYTVSDGNGGTDTATVNLTVTPDNDMPVAVDDSASTTEDTALTISAADMLSNDSDIDGDTLSIDSFTQPANGTLVDNGDGTFSYTPNADYNGTDSFTYTVSDGNGGTDTATVNLTVTPDNDMPVAVDDSASTTEDTALTISAADMLSNDSDIDGDTLSIDSFTQPANGTLVDNGDGTFSYTPNADYNGTDSFTYTVSDGNGGTDTATVNLTVTPDNDMPVAVDDSASTTEDTALTISAADMLSNDSDIDGDTLSIDSFTQPANGTLVDNGDGTFSYTPNADYNGTDSFTYTVSDGNGGTDTATVNLTVTPDNDMPVAVDDSASTTEDTALTISAADMLSNDSDIDGDTLSIDSFTQPANGTLVDNGDGTFSYTPNADYNGTDSFTYTVSDGNGGTDTATVNLTVTPDNDMPVAVDDSASTTEDTALTISAADMLSNDSDIDGDTLSIDSFTQPANGTLVDNGDGTFSYTPNADYNGTDSFTYTVSDGNGGTDTATVNLTVTPDNDMPVAVDDSASTTEDTALTISAADMLSNDSDIDGDTLSIDSFTQPANGTLVDNGDGTFSYTPNADYNGTDSFTYTVSDGNGGTDTATVNLTVTPDNDMPVAVDDSASTTEDTALTISAADMLSNDSDIDGDTLSIDSFTQPANGTLVDNGDGTFSYTPNADYNGTDSFTYTVSDGNGGTDTATVNLTVTPDNDMPVAVDDSASTTEDTALTISAADMLSNDSDIDGDTLSIDSFTQPANGTLVDNGDGTFSYTPNADYNGTDSFTYTVSDGNGGTDTATVNLTVTPDNDMPVAVDDSASTTEDTALTISAADMLSNDSDIDGDTLSIDSFTQPANGTLVDNGDGTFSYTPNADYNGTDSFTYTVSDGNGGTDTATVNLTVTPDNDMPVAVDDSASTTEDTALTISAADMLSNDSDIDGDTLSIDSFTQPANGTLVDNGDGTFSYTPNADYNGTDSFTYTVSDGNGGTDTATVNLTVTPDNDMPVAVDDSASTTEDTALTISAADMLSNDSDIDGDTLSIDSFTQPANGTLVDNGDGTFSYTPNADYNGTDSFTYTVSDGNGGTDTATVNLTVTPDNDMPVAVDDTVTLNEDAVITGQMDATDVDLPLGENLTFSTTADVEGLTFNSDGSYTFDASSYDDLDQGETQQIIIPVTVTDDQGATADATLTINVEGLNNDLTYVSEAASYHNVVGYFEVDENGLPVGEGTVVIDNQNGMTGGTHLADLDPSKEYGFFIISNAANDVSGNSTITFDVSGDTPVLLIDGAEATQPVYYDTPSFNPDGKDHFILENDGQGGTTISIEDLNLGDADFNDIVMHTNFELQNKIDVTADLAASSDTGDSSTDDLTKDNTPLITGMTESGASVVITDSSDNVVGQGVADQYGNYSITTTALPDGEQTLTVTATDVNGNEAVTTQTVTIDTVAEAGVVTVNSITDDDVVNATESGQIITVSGTATGGDISSGDLVVMTINGTDYSTSVDGDGNWHVDVSGADLASDTAFDVNVVSNDAAGNSVTTTGNSTHTVDTQAWAHIDVLTISPDNVISSSELSQNIPVIGYVKWDAKPGDPIKLYLDGEMIAEGTVSSDTNDQGFYTFSIDVPGSVLAQTDQIIPELTAVVTATDSAGNSFTASTTEVYGVDTEATPGTVTIDSVTGDNAVDTDESTQMVPISGTANGGDIQAGDEVTVTVNDQEYSTTVGSDGRWSIDVSGSDLVADADLTITANVLSSDAYGNQVESEGSRTYDLIENTAPDAQDDGAISSSLFFGLQGEYFGTNTQLSNISQFRELVENNTPDATFKAQNIDYQYGSGDVGRGTNLQTFLGSDADSLSNDPGNTSDAGIHLYGSIYLEAGTYNFKVNADDGYQIMIDGNAVAEVDYNQSSTTQTHAAFTITESGYHSIDMIWWDQGGSYVFQPELSSDGGHTYSTLDPSSLLSSENASDGLIVAEDNTLEIAPEQLLANDTDADGDSLSITDVSNAQNGQVVLNGDGSVTFTPAPDFFGAASFDYTISDGNGGTDTATVTVNVLPVNDVPVAHDETVEMDFEAASSNPGSGDGSTTTSITTNVVIALDISGSMDSDNRLELAKDALENMINAYDGQGSVNVKLVTFNSSGEVQTNTQSEVWMTAEEAINVIESLDANGYTNYEDAVYETYHNYSEPQADQTVAYFISDGEPTTERSGDGDYDYLSSWAQDGWNAFVGQYVDSLNVVALGDGISDLSYLETLAGAGNDVSEVIEVRNASELDEALTPAGTTLSVTGDLTDNVTDQEGDVSFTSISVGGVAYTASDFANGQTIALDGDGQLSVDFANGTYTYTASASEFDSDVVKTFTVNAQDEDGATVSFNVNIDVNVDDQASAPNVSLNIGDAVEVQEPVSNQNVWQGFDSKSDVITNPTYSTYNYNHSRNFSDDSDQIDIGNKSNQWIETEGGDDAVYIGNDDNGGINTGDGDDRVLIGDDANATIELEGGNDQLDIRGDADYINAGSGNDQVHIGDDATGTIELGAGDDELNIGDDSDYINAGEGNDRVYIGDEVKGTIDMGSGNDYLFVGGRLNGYIYGQSGTDSLVLDHYSLADYQNNVDGLRWKVNGFENILFGDGEVIGDSSAFASGEATSYHYALDVSASLTDQDGSETLSDVTINGLPADNSVSLQGTGVFDNGDGTYRIELQEDGSIADDVTMVSSRELTESELSDVHAAVTATEAAGGDTATTEVNEDEVHFLYGDDNEAEHFVIHDEAQSVEIENFDIEHDTLDLSEVIDDTPVDADDLSNYLNMIDNGDGTTTVNIDSDGDGDSSTGEQTQVVLDTYVDTNTDLNIQIDDQNIDYQNE
- a CDS encoding Sel1-like repeat-containing protein kinase family protein — protein: MSQTRSVKNPIYIQDDLSDIKLLCEEGSLSVFTAKQTSESGDSKQTVRVLTDIHNHYALKREKDLLHYLNKFSDDFPKFNEIRKEGFSYLKFFDFVGKKSLKDVVKKKGVLSPEEAKKLLEHMVSALDKVHGVGFVHTRIRPENIIAGKDHYYLVDWGGAIPALSSFETEVLLGDQKYCPPERLNGEYDAAGDIYLLGCVLYFALTGKHIYRLNKVEHYFDQLYAHAFHTPRKLNALPVFWRQLIVWMTQKSPKDRPGLVDLQQWLKDESVPKEIRQQKPETVKGFPEDSLAVLADSHYLYALFKKATLHDASGDVESAFNLYETCAFRGYTRAENNLGLMYEKGKVVRQSYIKAMNMFYQAYEKGNPYGAYNLGYIFEKGWGVDVNLAKAYQLYKYAAMRGHLAAQNRLGECYLDGKGVDVDVVQARFWFGMAAHYGNEMASQNIRRLLTETRRAV